One Oncorhynchus nerka isolate Pitt River linkage group LG5, Oner_Uvic_2.0, whole genome shotgun sequence genomic window carries:
- the LOC135571840 gene encoding proline-rich protein 2-like, whose amino-acid sequence MLSSRQVPSPEVGQMLSSRQVPSPEVGPRQVPSPEVGQMLSSRQVPGPEVGQMLSSRQVPSPEVGQMLSSRQVPSPEVGQMLSSRQVPSPEVGQMLSSRQVPSPEVGQMLSSRQVPSPEVGQMLSSRQVPSPEVGQMLSSRQVPSPEVGQMLSSRQVPGPEVGQMLSSRQVPGPEVGQMLSSRQVPSPEVGQMLSSRQVPGPEVGQMLSSRQVPGPEVGQMLSSRQVPGPEVGQMLSSHLGPRSRGGPDAEFPPGPQSRGGPDAEFPPGPQSRAVTVG is encoded by the exons atgctgagttcccgccaggtccccagtccagaggtgggccagatgctgagttcccgccaggtccccagtccagaggtgGGCCCCCGccaggtccccagtccagaggtgGGCCAGATGCTGAGTTCCCGCCAGGTCCCCGGTCCAGAGGTGGGCCAGATGCTGAGTTCCCGccaggtccccagtccagaggtgggccagatgctgagttcccgccaggtccccagtccagaggtgggccagatgctgagttcccgccaggtccccagtccagaggtgggccagatgctgagttcccgccaggtccccagtccagag GTGGGCCAGATGCTGAGTTCCCGccaggtccccagtccagaggtgggccagatgctgagttcccgccaggtccccagtccagaggtgggccagatgctgagttcccgccaggtccccagtccagaggtgGGCCAGATGCTGAGTTCCCGCCAGGTCCCCGGTCCAGAGGTGGGCCAGATGCTGAGTTCCCGCCAGGTCCCCGGTCCAGAGGTGGGCCAGATGCTGAGTTCCCGccaggtccccagtccagaggtgGGCCAGATGCTGAGTTCCCGCCAGGTCCCCGGTCCAGAGGTGGGCCAGATGCTGAGTTCCCGCCAGGTCCCCGGTCCAGAGGTGGGCCAGATGCTGAGTTCCCGCCAGGTCCCCGGTCCAGAGGTGGGCCAGATGCTGAGTTCCCACCTAGGTCCCCGGTCCAGAGGTGGGCCAGATGCTGAGTTCCCGccaggtccccagtccagaggtgggccagatgctgagttcccgccaggtccccagtccagag ctGTCACGGTCGGCTGA
- the LOC135571841 gene encoding proline-rich protein 2-like: MIPSPEVGQMLSSRQVPVQDNGPDAEFPGPGPEVGQAEFPPGPQSRGGPDAEFPARSPVQSPEVGQMLSSRQVPGPEVGQMLSSRQVPGPEVGQMLSSRQVPSPEVGQMLSSRQVPGPEVGQMLSSRQVPSPEVGQMLSSRQVPSPEVGQMLSSHLGPQSRGGPDAEFPPGPRSPSPEVGQMLSSRQVPSPEVGQMLSSRQVPSPEVGQMLSSRQVPQSRGGPDAEFPPGPQSRGGPDAEFPPGPQSRGGPDAEFPPGPRSRGGPDAEFPPGPQSREVGQMLSSRQVPSPEVGQMLSSRQVPGPEVGQMLSSRQVPSPEVGQMLSSRQVPSPEVGQMLSSRQVPRSRGGPDAEFPPGPGPEVGQMLSSRQVPSPEVGQMLSSRQVPSPEVGQMLSSHQVPRPEVGQMLSSRQVPSPEVGQMLSSPPGPQSRGGPDAEFPARSPVQRWARC; the protein is encoded by the exons ATGATCCCCAGTCCAGAGGTGGGCCAGATGCTGAGTTCCCGCCAGGTCCCGGTACAAGACAATGGGCCAGATGCTGAGTTCCCAGGTCCCGGTCCAGAGGTGGGCCAGGCTGAGTTCCCGccaggtccccagtccagaggtgGGCCAGATGCTGAGTTCCCCGCCAGGTCCCCGGTCCAGAG tccagaggtgGGCCAGATGCTGAGTTCCCGCCAGGTCCCCGGTCCAGAGGTGGGCCAGATGCTGAGTTCCCGCCAGGTCCCCGGTCCAGAGGTGGGCCAGATGCTGAGTTCCCGccaggtccccagtccagaggtgGGCCAGATGCTGAGTTCCCGCCAGGTCCCCGGTCCAGAGGTGGGCCAGATGCTGAGTTCCCGccaggtccccagtccagag GTGGGCCAGATGCTGAGTTCCCGccaggtccccagtccagaggtgGGCCAGATGCTGAGTTCCCACCtaggtccccagtccagaggtgGGCCAGATGCTGAGTTCCCGCCAGGTCCCCGGTCCCCCAGTCCAGAGGTGGGCCAGATGCTGAGTTCCCGccaggtccccagtccagaggtgggccagatgctgagttcccgccaggtccccagtccagaggtgGGCCAGATGCTGAGTTCCCGCCAGGTCCCCCAGTCCAGAGGTGGGCCAGATGCTGAGTTCCCGccaggtccccagtccagaggtgggccagatgctgagttcccgccaggtccccagtccagaggtgGGCCAGATGCTGAGTTCCCGCCAGGTCCCCGGTCCAGAGGTGGGCCAGATGCTGAGTTCCCGccaggtccccagtccagag AGGTGGGCCAGATGCTGAGTTCCCGccaggtccccagtccagaggtgGGCCAGATGCTGAGTTCCCGCCAGGTCCCCGGTCCAGAGGTGGGCCAGATGCTGAGTTCCCGccaggtccccagtccagaggtgggccagatgctgagttcccgccaggtccccagtccagaggtgGGCCAGATGCTGAGTTCCCGCCAGGTCCCCCGGTCCAGAGGTGGGCCAGATGCTGAGTTCCCGCCAGGTCCCGGTCCAGAGGTGGGCCAGATGCTGAGTTCCCGccaggtccccagtccagaggtgggccagatgctgagttcccgccaggtccccagtccagaggtgGGCCAGATGCTGAGTTCCCACCAGGTCCCCCGTCCAGAGGTGGGCCAGATGCTGAGTTCCCGccaggtccccagtccagaggtgGGCCAGATGCTGAGTTCCCCGccaggtccccagtccagaggtgGGCCAGATGCTGAGTTCCCCGCCAGGTCCCCGGTCCAGAGGTGGGCCAGATGCTGA